In Betaproteobacteria bacterium, one DNA window encodes the following:
- the sucD gene encoding succinate--CoA ligase subunit alpha, producing the protein MAILIDRSSRILVQGFTGEKGTFHAKEAIEYGTNVVGGVTPGKGGTTHLGLPVFNTVKEAVAATGANASITFVAPAFCADAIMEAADAGIRFLVSITDGIPAQDMMRVKRYLRRYPKENRMLVCGPNCAGVISPGKAMLGIMPGHIYQEGRVGIVSRSGTLGYEAAAQMKALGIGISTSVGIGGDPINGSSFLDHLRLFEKDPETEAVLLIGEIGGPQEVEAALWVKENMTKPVVGYIAGMTAPKGRRMGHAGAIISTAGESAPEKTEFLRGCDITIVPAPSEFGRTVAKVLVRRR; encoded by the coding sequence ATGGCCATTCTCATCGACAGGAGCAGCCGCATCCTGGTCCAGGGTTTCACGGGCGAAAAGGGCACCTTCCATGCGAAGGAGGCGATCGAATACGGCACCAACGTCGTCGGCGGCGTGACACCCGGCAAGGGCGGGACGACCCACCTCGGGCTGCCGGTGTTCAATACCGTCAAGGAGGCGGTCGCCGCCACCGGCGCGAACGCCAGCATCACCTTCGTCGCGCCGGCCTTCTGCGCCGACGCCATCATGGAAGCAGCCGACGCCGGCATCCGCTTCCTCGTCTCCATTACCGACGGCATCCCCGCGCAGGACATGATGCGGGTCAAGCGCTACCTGCGCCGCTATCCGAAGGAGAACCGCATGCTGGTGTGCGGCCCCAATTGCGCCGGCGTCATCAGCCCCGGCAAAGCGATGCTCGGCATCATGCCGGGGCACATCTACCAGGAAGGCCGGGTCGGCATCGTCTCGCGCTCGGGCACTCTGGGCTACGAGGCCGCCGCGCAGATGAAGGCGCTCGGCATCGGCATCTCGACCAGTGTCGGCATCGGCGGCGACCCCATCAACGGCAGCTCGTTCCTCGATCATCTGCGGCTGTTCGAAAAGGATCCCGAGACCGAGGCGGTGCTCCTGATCGGCGAGATCGGCGGCCCGCAGGAGGTCGAAGCGGCGCTCTGGGTGAAGGAGAACATGACCAAGCCGGTGGTCGGCTACATCGCCGGGATGACCGCACCCAAGGGCCGTCGCATGGGGCACGCGGGCGCCATCATCTCGACCGCCGGCGAAAGCGCTCCGGAGAAGACCGAGTTCCTGCGCGGCTGTGACATCACCATCGTGCCGGCGCCGAGCGAATTCGGCCGGACGGTGGCCAAGGTGCTCGTCCGCAGGCGCTGA
- a CDS encoding phosphoenolpyruvate carboxylase yields MTTQALPPQAVDDGPTREALGLLSRLLLEVVARHEREVAAVLRGELSSAVLPPATLARLLQTQGILFQLLNIAEENGGMARRRAIEAERGRSHVPGTLHFVVAEAAAAGVGPDALHALLRSLHVRPVITAHPTEAKRVTVLERLRRIYLLLLDYQSPRWTARERHNLEDSLRNEIEVLLLTGELRLEKPQVAQEVFWGLHFFNETLFDVVPELLGKVEDAIAEHYPGVTFEAPPFFELGSWIGGDRDGNPFVTNAVTREALVEYRLASLKRHRQRLADLARSLSLSERLIALPEDFRDRLEQSLAGSGDGDAIATRNPGEPFRQFAMCMLGRLDATIACAERGVLPVDSGYGSADDLVGDLRAMEEALTTARAETLARALVRPLRRQVETFRFCTARLDLRENSTRTTEALQALWRLTAPDPTAEPPAHDSREWRVWLLAELERPLVPTRDLAGLPPTAQETLGLFRLVREMRVVTDRDAFG; encoded by the coding sequence ATGACGACCCAAGCCCTGCCACCGCAGGCCGTGGACGACGGCCCGACGCGGGAAGCACTCGGTCTGCTGTCGCGCCTGCTGCTGGAGGTTGTCGCGCGCCACGAACGCGAAGTGGCCGCCGTGCTGCGCGGCGAACTGTCCTCCGCGGTGTTGCCGCCAGCGACGCTCGCGCGGCTGTTGCAGACTCAGGGGATTCTCTTCCAGCTCCTCAACATTGCCGAGGAGAACGGCGGCATGGCGCGCCGGCGCGCCATCGAGGCCGAGCGCGGACGCAGCCACGTGCCCGGCACCCTGCACTTCGTGGTGGCGGAGGCAGCGGCCGCGGGTGTCGGGCCGGATGCATTGCACGCACTGCTGCGCAGCCTGCACGTGCGGCCGGTCATTACTGCGCACCCGACGGAGGCGAAGCGCGTCACGGTGCTGGAACGGCTGCGCCGCATTTACCTCCTGCTGCTCGACTATCAGTCGCCGCGCTGGACCGCGCGTGAACGACACAACCTCGAGGACAGCCTGCGCAACGAAATCGAGGTGCTGCTGCTGACCGGCGAGTTGCGCCTGGAAAAGCCCCAGGTGGCGCAGGAGGTGTTCTGGGGTCTGCACTTCTTCAACGAGACGCTGTTCGACGTCGTGCCCGAGCTCCTGGGCAAAGTCGAGGACGCGATCGCCGAGCACTATCCGGGCGTGACCTTCGAAGCGCCACCCTTCTTTGAGCTCGGTTCCTGGATCGGCGGCGACCGCGACGGCAACCCGTTCGTCACCAATGCCGTCACCCGGGAGGCGCTCGTCGAATACCGCCTCGCGAGCCTGAAGCGACACCGCCAGCGCCTGGCCGATCTGGCACGCTCGCTCTCCCTCTCCGAGCGTCTCATCGCACTGCCGGAAGATTTCCGTGACCGGCTCGAACAGTCGCTGGCCGGCAGCGGCGACGGCGACGCAATCGCCACACGCAATCCGGGCGAGCCGTTCCGCCAGTTCGCGATGTGCATGCTCGGCCGGCTCGACGCCACGATCGCCTGCGCCGAGCGCGGCGTGCTGCCGGTCGACAGCGGCTACGGCAGCGCCGACGACCTCGTCGGGGACCTGCGCGCGATGGAAGAAGCGCTGACGACGGCGCGCGCGGAAACGCTCGCGCGTGCGCTGGTGCGACCGCTCCGGCGTCAGGTGGAGACTTTCCGCTTCTGCACCGCGCGCCTCGACCTGCGCGAGAACTCCACGCGCACCACGGAAGCACTGCAGGCCCTCTGGCGCCTCACGGCGCCGGACCCGACCGCGGAGCCACCGGCGCACGATTCGCGCGAATGGCGCGTGTGGCTTCTCGCCGAGCTCGAACGGCCGCTCGTCCCGACCCGAGACCTGGCGGGTCTTCCCCCCACGGCGCAGGAGACGCTCGGCCTCTTCCGGCTGGTGCGCGAGATGCGCGTCGTGACCGACCGCGACGCCTTCGGCAG